GCCTCCAGTAAGTGTTACCTTACCTTCACCCTGGACATGGGTAGATCACCTGGTTTCGGGTCTACAACTACGTACTCATTCGCCCTATTCAGACTCGCTTTCGCTACGGCTCCGCCTTCTCAGCTTAACCTTGCACGCAATCGTAACTCGCCGGTTCATTCTACAAAAGGCACGCTATCACCATTAACGGGCTCTAACTACTTGTAGGCACACGGTTTCAGGATCTTTTTCACTCCCCTTCCGGGGTGCTTTTCACCTTTCCCTCACGGTACTGGTTCACTATCGGTCACTAGGGAGTATTTAGCCTTGGGAGATGGTCCTCCCGGATTCCGACGGAATTTCACGTGTTCCGCCGTACTCAGGATCCACTCAGGAGAGAACGAACTTTCGACTACAGGGCTGTTACCTTGTTTCGCGGACCTTTCCAGATCGCTTCGCCTACCCCGTTCTTTTGTAACTCCGTATTGAGTGTCCTACAACCCCAAGAGGCAAGCCTCTTGGTTTGGGCTCTTCCCGTTTCGCTCGCCGCTACTCAGGGAATCGATTTTTCTTTCTCTTCCTCCAGGTACTTAGATGTTTCAGTTCCCTGGGTGTGCCTCGATTACGCTATGAATTCACGTAAACGTACTGCTCGATTAAAAACAGTGGGTTTCCCCATTCGGAAATCCCCGGATCAATGCTTACTTACAGCTCCCCGAGGCATATCGGTGTTCGTACCGTCCTTCTTCGGCTCCTAGTGCCAAGGCATTCACCGTGCGCCCTTATTAACTTAACCGTTAATAAGCCTTGCATGGAAACAGTTTAAAAACTGTTTACCTTGAATCTTACTTACAATGTGTTGCTTTCAATGTCGTTTTATCCAGTTTTCAAAGAACAAGTTTGAAGTTTTCACTGTTTAGCTCACTCGGCAGTCCGCAACCTCTTTTCCCTACTCCCTCGTCATCAAGATGACGCAGTCGCAGGTCCAAAGTGGTAGTCGGCCTATCATGCCTCATTCCGCTTTTCTTGTGAACCTTCAAACTGAACGCAAAACGTTAACCGATGAACCGAAGGTTCATCTTCCGTAATTATCCTTAGAAAGGAGGTGATCCAGCCGCACCTTCCGATACGGCTACCTTGTTACGACTTCACCCCAATCATCTGTCCCACCTTCGGCGGCTGGCTCCAAAAGGTTACCTCACCGACTTCGGGTGTTACAAACTCTCGTGGTGTGACGGGCGGTGTGTACAAGGCCCGGGAACGTATTCACCGCGGCATGCTGATCCGCGATTACTAGCGATTCCGGCTTCATGTAGGCGAGTTGCAGCCTACAATCCGAACTGAGAACGGTTTTATGGGATTAGCTCCCCCTCGCGGGTTCGCAACCCTTTGTACCGTCCATTGTAGCACGTGTGTAGCCCAGGTCATAAGGGGCATGATGATTTGACGTCATCCCCACCTTCCTCCGGTTTGTCACCGGCAGTCACCTTAGAGTGCCCAACTAAATGCTGGCAACTAAGATCAAGGGTTGCGCTCGTTGCGGGACTTAACCCAACATCTCACGACACGAGCTGACGACAACCATGCACCACCTGTCACCACTGTCCCCGAAGGGAAAAGCATATCTCTATGCCGGTCAGTGGGATGTCAAGACCTGGTAAGGTTCTTCGCGTTGCTTCGAATTAAACCACATGCTCCACCGCTTGTGCGGGCCCCGTCAATTCCTTTGAGTTTCAGCCTTGCGGCCGTACTCCCCAGGCGGAGTGCTTAATGCGTTAGCTGCAGCACTAAGGGGCGGAAACCCCCTAACACTTAGCACTCATCGTTTACGGCGTGGACTACCAGGGTATCTAATCCTGTTTGCTCCCCACGCTTTCGCGCCTCAGCGTCAGTTACAGACCAGAAAGCCGCCTTCGCCACTGGTGTTCCTCCACATCTCTACGCATTTCACCGCTACACGTGGAATTCCGCTTTCCTCTTCTGCACTCAAGTCCTCCAGTTTCCAATGACCCTCCACGGTTGAGCCGTGGGCTTTCACATCAGACTTAAAGGACCGCCTGCGCGCGCTTTACGCCCAATAATTCCGGACAACGCTTGCCACCTACGTATTACCGCGGCTGCTGGCACGTAGTTAGCCGTGGCTTTCTAATGAGGTACCGTCATAGTAAGGACAGTTACTCCCCTACCTGTTCTTCCCTCACAACAGAGTTTTACGATCCGAAAACCTTCTTCACTCACGCGGCGTTGCTCCATCAGACTTTCGTCCATTGTGGAAGATTCCCTACTGCTGCCTCCCGTAGGAGTCTGGGCCGTGTCTCAGTCCCAGTGTGGCCGATCACCCTCTCAGGTCGGCTACGCATCGTCGCCTTGGTAGGCCGTTACCCTACCAACTAGCTAATGCGCCGCGGGCCCATCCTGTAGTGACAGCCGAAACCGTCTTTCAACTTCAGACCATGAAATCCGAAGGATTATTCGGTATTAGCCCCGGTTTCCCGGAGTTATCCCAATCTACAGGGCAGGTTGCCCACGTGTTACTCACCCGTCCGCCGCTAAAATCAGAAGAAGCAAGCTTCTTCTTCTTTCCGCTCGACTTGCATGTATTAGGCACGCCGCCAGCGTTCGTCCTGAGCCAGGATCAAACTCTCCATCATAGAGAGCATGATTGCTCATGCTGTTTGCTGGCATCTTAATGATGTCCATTTAAAATAGAAACAAAAAGTTTCTAAGTTTTGTTTGTGGCTCCGACGGAGGTCGGTTACCGACAAACTGTTATAGTTAACGTTTTGCTGTTCAGTTTTCAAGGTTCATGGTGTCGTTCGTTCTTGACGACTTTTACTATATTACAGTGTGTATTATTGAAAGTCAACAGTAAAATCAAAAAAGAATAAAATATAGTGAAATAATGACGTATGCCATAATTCCATACTTCCCAAATAGCACAATGAAGATAATACCTGGTAATGAAATTGAACTGTCCATACCAGCTTTATTGACGGCGAAATGCCCTATATATAGAAGAGGTACAAACAATACTGTACGAATCATCCAAATAGAGAAATGATCACCAAGGTAACTTCTAAACCGTTTATTCATCCATAAAAAAAGAAACAAGAGAATTGCAAGTGCACTATATAGTAGAGTCACGAAAGGATCCTCCCTTCAATTACTACTCTACTATATGCGGTCCCCTGCAATCCCTATGCTTCACTTCAAACTGATCTTGCGAATTTTCGCTTCTTTAAATAGAAAGAAATGTCTACTTTCAGCCATCTTACGCTCCGTCATGACGTCTAAGTCGTAATCGTCTAAAAGTTCTTCCACACGGATCGATTGGTGCCATTCCTCATTCGTCGAACGCATTAAGGAGATTAACTTTTGATCGAATTCTTTTTTCAATTTATTCTTCTTGAAAAACATCCTGTTCTCTCCTTACAGCTCTCTTCTGCCTTCAAGCGCTTTTGATAACGTAACTTCGTCTGCATACTCTAAATCTCCACCAACTGGAAGACCGTGCGCAATTCGAGTAGTGCGAATGCCAGAAGGCTTGACTAAACGAGAAATGTACATCGCGGTTGCTTCCCCTTCAATGGTTGGGTTTGTTGCAAGGATTAACTCCATGACTGTTTCATCTTGGAGTCTTTTTAACAATGGCGGAACATTAATATCCTCTGGCCCAATGCCGTCCATTGGAGAAATTGCCCCATGTAACACATGGTATTTACCGCGATAATCGCGCATTTTCTCCATCGCAATAACGTCTTTCGGATCTTGCACGACACATATCAAAGAATCATCACGGCTGTGATCCGAACATATTTGGCACGGATCAACATCCGTTATATGACCGCAAATAGAGCAGTAGTGCAAGTTTCGTTTCGCATCAACTAATGCTTTGGCGAATGAAAGAACGGTGTCTTCTTTCATCGATAACACAAAAAACGCCAGTCGAGCCGCTGTTTTCGGCCCGATACCTGGCAATTTCATAAAACTATCAATCAGTTTTGCAATTGGTTCAGGATAGTGCATGTATATTCCTCCTAGAACATGCCAGGGAGGTTCAATCCTTTCGTGAATTGTCCCATCGTGGAGTTCGCTGTATCTTCTGCTTTTTTCATTGCTTCATTCGTTGCGATAACGATTAAATCTTGTAGCATTTCTACATCTTCTGGATCTACTACGGATGGATCTAACGCTACTTCTAATACTTGCTTGTGACCTGAAACAGTTACTTTCACCACTCCGCCACCAGCTACTCCTTCAAAGCGTTGTTCCGCAAGTTCTTCTTGAGCTTGCGCCATTTGCTTTTGCATTTTTTGCATTTGTTTCATCATACCTTGCATATTTCCCATTCCACCACGCATTGTGTTTCCTCCTTAGTTAGTCGTCGTGTACTTCGACGAAATCTTTTCCAAATAGTTTTTCTGCTTCTGTAACAAGCGGGTCTTCTTCCTTCTCTTGTTCGTGAAGAAAGTCCATCAATTGCTCTGCAGCTTGTTCAGTTTCACTAGGTAAATCATTAACGGAAAGCTTCCCTTTACTACGGATAAATTCTTCCCGTATTTTTAGCCACTCTTCTTCCGGGACAAAGAGTACATCGTACACTTTCCCTAAATGTTGCTGGCTTAATTCACCAAAGCTGCTTGTAAATGATTGATTGTCCGCTGCCATCTGACAGTGTATGTCATAGGTGAATTTTAACACAAAACTAGTCGGAGATGCCGCTACTGGCTCTGCTTCATGTAAAAGTGCAGAGTGAGATTTAGGCATACTTTGTAGTAAGTGAGCCCAACTACTTTTGACGACTTGAATATCATCTTTTGTTGCGGTCTTTAAAACCTCTATGATGCGTCCAGTTGGTACATTAAACTTCGTTCGTGAATTCCCGCGTGATTGTCGAGGTTTTGAAGCAGCAGGCGTAGCAACCGTTCCAGTTGGCACACCCTTTCGCACTTGTTCTTCTAGTAAATTAAATTTCTTTTCAAGCTGTTGAATCTTTTCAAGAAATGGCTGAACTTCTACAGCGGTTGTTTTTCCACTTTCCATACTTGCGGTTTGCGACATTTTCAACATAGCCGTCTCTAAATACACTTTCGCATGGTTCGAGTATCGCATTTCTTGACTAGCATGTGACAGAATCTCGATATACGAATAGAGGGTTTCTGCTGGAAAGCTTTCCGCAAGTTGCTGGAACTTTTCTTCTGCTGTCGCGAGTTCTAATAATTCATCTAAGGAAGGAGCAGTTTTGATTACCAACAAATCTCGAAAGAAAGTGATGAAATCTTCTGTTAGTCGAACCGGATCTTTACCGTCTCTCACTAACTGATCCACGAGTGTCAAAACATTGCCTATTTCTTTTTGCAATAAAGCCTCCGAGATATCAAAAAAGACTTCCTGCCCAATAGAACCTGTCACTAACAATGCATCTTCCATCGACATTTGACCCGAACTAAACGACACTACTTGATCGAGCATACTTAGAGCATCTCGCATTCCACCAGAGGCAGCTTGTGCAACTACTTTCAAAACAGTTTCATCATACGGAATGTCTGAATCCATCAAAATAGTTTTCATACGATCGACAATTTCCGCAGACGAAATGCGCTTAAAATCAAACCGTTGACAGCGCGAGATAATCGTCAAAGGTAATTTATGTGGTTCGGTCGTTGCTAAAATGAAGATCACGTGCGCTGGAGGTTCTTCTAACGTTTTCAATAGGGCATTAAATGCACTATTGGATAACATATGCACTTCATCAATGATATACACTTTATATTTAGAGCTAGAAGGCGCGTAATGCACACGTTCTATAATGTCCCGAATTTCTTCCACACGAGAATTAGAGGCAGCATCGAATTCAATGACATCGGTATTCGATCCATCCATAATCCCAACACAGGACGAGCATTCATTACACGGCTCAGCGCCTTGACGATTTTCACAATTCAATGCTTTCGCAAATATTTTCGCTGCACTTGTTTTTCCAGTCCCTCGTGGTCCAGAAAACAAATATGCATGGGTTGTTTTTTGATAAAGGAGAGCATTTTGCAATGTCTGTTTCACATGTACTTGACCCGACATCTCTTCAAACGTCTGCGGCCGATAAACACGAT
The Paenisporosarcina cavernae genome window above contains:
- a CDS encoding YaaL family protein, whose amino-acid sequence is MFFKKNKLKKEFDQKLISLMRSTNEEWHQSIRVEELLDDYDLDVMTERKMAESRHFFLFKEAKIRKISLK
- the recR gene encoding recombination mediator RecR, translating into MHYPEPIAKLIDSFMKLPGIGPKTAARLAFFVLSMKEDTVLSFAKALVDAKRNLHYCSICGHITDVDPCQICSDHSRDDSLICVVQDPKDVIAMEKMRDYRGKYHVLHGAISPMDGIGPEDINVPPLLKRLQDETVMELILATNPTIEGEATAMYISRLVKPSGIRTTRIAHGLPVGGDLEYADEVTLSKALEGRREL
- a CDS encoding YbaB/EbfC family nucleoid-associated protein, which produces MRGGMGNMQGMMKQMQKMQKQMAQAQEELAEQRFEGVAGGGVVKVTVSGHKQVLEVALDPSVVDPEDVEMLQDLIVIATNEAMKKAEDTANSTMGQFTKGLNLPGMF
- the dnaX gene encoding DNA polymerase III subunit gamma/tau, coding for MAYQAFYRVYRPQTFEEMSGQVHVKQTLQNALLYQKTTHAYLFSGPRGTGKTSAAKIFAKALNCENRQGAEPCNECSSCVGIMDGSNTDVIEFDAASNSRVEEIRDIIERVHYAPSSSKYKVYIIDEVHMLSNSAFNALLKTLEEPPAHVIFILATTEPHKLPLTIISRCQRFDFKRISSAEIVDRMKTILMDSDIPYDETVLKVVAQAASGGMRDALSMLDQVVSFSSGQMSMEDALLVTGSIGQEVFFDISEALLQKEIGNVLTLVDQLVRDGKDPVRLTEDFITFFRDLLVIKTAPSLDELLELATAEEKFQQLAESFPAETLYSYIEILSHASQEMRYSNHAKVYLETAMLKMSQTASMESGKTTAVEVQPFLEKIQQLEKKFNLLEEQVRKGVPTGTVATPAASKPRQSRGNSRTKFNVPTGRIIEVLKTATKDDIQVVKSSWAHLLQSMPKSHSALLHEAEPVAASPTSFVLKFTYDIHCQMAADNQSFTSSFGELSQQHLGKVYDVLFVPEEEWLKIREEFIRSKGKLSVNDLPSETEQAAEQLMDFLHEQEKEEDPLVTEAEKLFGKDFVEVHDD